The following proteins are encoded in a genomic region of Brachypodium distachyon strain Bd21 chromosome 1, Brachypodium_distachyon_v3.0, whole genome shotgun sequence:
- the LOC100824215 gene encoding short-chain dehydrogenase TIC 32, chloroplastic produces the protein MLASLRYLAGTAGPSGFGSRATADEVVSSAAGQGDGGDLGHITAIVTGATSGIGAETARALARRGARLVVPARSLKAAHEARARLLDGGPSDPGRIVVLPGLDLSSLASVRRFASRFLALGLPLNLLINNAGQFVERLGLTEDGAETTFATNYLGHFLLTRLLLPKMADTARDTGVQGRVVNVSSTVHAWFSSSSGTGDDDEDDGPIIGYLNRLTSKQTPYDATRAYALSKLANVLHTRALADRLREMDVNVTANCVHPGIVRTRLIRDRAGIITNTVFFLASKLLKTVPQAAATTCYAAVHPAVAGVSGKYFADCNEASPSRLASSGEEASRLWSFSEGITAKEKENESVLVTSFRFQVQNSNADRGMAVA, from the exons ATGCTCGCCTCGTTGAGGTACCTCGCGGGCACGGCGGGGCCGAGCGGCTTCGGCTCGCGCGCCACCGCGGACGAGGTCGTCTCTTCCGCCGCCGGTcaaggcgacggcggcgacctgGGCCACATCACGGCGATCGTGACGGGCGCGACGTCGGGGATCggggcggagacggcgcgcgcgctggcgaggcgcggggcCCGGCTGGTCGTCCCGGCCCGCAGCCTCAAGGCGGCCCACGAGGCCCGGGCccgcctcctcgacggcggccCATCCGATCCGGGCCGGATCGTGGTGCTCCCCGGCCTCGACCTCAGCTCCCTCGCCTCCGTCCGCCGCTTCGCCTCCCGCTTCCTCGCCCTCGGCCTCCCCCTCAACCTCCTCAT AAACAACGCGGGGCAGTTCGTGGAGCGGCTGGGATTGACGGAGGACGGGGCTGAGACGACGTTCGCGACGAACTACCTGGGACACTTCCTGCTGacgaggctgctgctgcccaagATGGCCGATACGGCGAGGGACACCGGCGTCCAGGGCCGCGTCGTCAACGTCTCCTCCACCGTCCACGCCTGGTtctcctccagctccggcaccggcgacgacgacgaagacgatgGCCCCATCATCGGCTACCTCAACCGCCTCACCAGCAAGCAAAC GCCGTACGATGCGACGCGGGCCTACGCGCTCTCCAAGCTCGCCAACGTGCTCCACACCAGGGCGCTCGCCGACCGCCTCAGGGAGATGGACGTCAACGTCACGGCTAACTGCGTGCACCCCGGGATCGTCAGGACACGGCTCATCCGCGACCGCGCCGGCATCATCACCA ATACGGTCTTCTTCCTGGCGTCCAAGCTCCTGAAGACCGTTCCTCAG GCTGCGGCTACGACTTGCTACGCGGCGGTGCacccggcggtggcgggggtGTCAGGGAAGTACTTCGCCGACTGCAACGAGGCGTCGCCATCCAGGCTGGCGTCCAGCGGTGAGGAGGCCTCCAGGCTGTGGAGCTTCTCTGAAGGCATCACTGCtaaggagaaggagaacgaAAGTGTTCTTGTCACCAGCTTCAGGTTCCAGGTTCAGAATTCCAACGCCGACCGCGGCATGGCTGTCGCCTAG
- the LOC112270558 gene encoding uncharacterized protein LOC112270558 has protein sequence MFYCVDIPADITTNNQELYTQGFIQAANAILDQCSSASSTTAAAEEFTVKYPFDIIKYPSDSMLVGHLDNWVRFAVSARTRSLAIDLEPEGLKCCECRYSFPLELFDEQSLSRLEAIRLSVVSLRAPPPGSGGFPNIKSLDLRFVDLSSDDLQLVLSGCFRLERLSIVSCHMHDGELRVPPAPCLRYLLVANSSVNKIQLIAGNLTTFVYDGPMVPLEALELRHAELDFSSLLTLEDAITELPKAIPHAQNLHLIAPMTLEELHLPECAIKFAHLKHLELTLCLYGPGCENNLLSLASFLKAAPLLEGLYINFENSWLPMQVYELPALRSLPPCPHGHLKRLRIGGFCGTLGEIELAAHVADNSPRLESLVIDPVMRQVNDYTCDLTPSGRAKFLGETRDYANIYLAGRVAQQGARLHVLW, from the exons ATGTTCTACTGCGTCGACATTCCTGCAGACATTACTACTAACAACCAAGAGCTGTACACGCAGGGCTTCATCCAAGCGGCCAACGCAATCTTGGACCAGTGCAGCTCAGCCAGCAGCACTACGGCGGCTGCCGAGGAATTCACGGTCAAGTACCCTTTCGACATCATCAAGTACCCTTCCGACAGCATGCTGGTCGGCCATCTCGACAACTGGGTCAGATTCGCCGTCTCGGCGAGGACAAGGAGCCTAGCAATCGATCTGGAGCCGGAGGGCCTCAAATGCTGCGAGTGCCGGTACAGCTTCCCCTTGGAGCTCTTCGACGAGCAAAGCTTGTCCCGTCTCGAGGCCATTCGTCTTAGCGTGGTGTCGCTCAGAGCGCCACCGCCGGGTTCCGGCGGGTTCCCTAACATAAAATCGCTCGATCTTCGTTTCGTGGACCTCTCTTCGGATGATCTTCAACTTGTCCTGTCAGGCTGTTTTCGTCTCGAGAGATTGTCCATTGTCTCGTGCCATATGCATGATGGTGAGTTGAGGGTGCCACCGGCTCCATGTCTGAGATACTTGCTGGTGGCCAACAGTTCCGTAAACAAGATACAGTTAATCGCCGGGAACCTGACGACTTTTGTGTATGATGGACCTATGGTGCCTCTTGAGGCTCTGGAGCTAAGGCACGCGGAGTTGGATTTCAGCAGCTTGTTGACGCTGGAGGATGCCATTACTGAGCTTCCCAAAGCGATTCCTCACGCGCAAAACCTGCATCTGATTGCACCCATGACATTAGAG GAGCTTCACTTGCCGGAGTGTGCGATCAAGTTTGCTCATCTAAAGCATCTAGAGCTGACATTGTGCTTATATGGTCCCGGCTGTGAGAATAACCTCCTCTCTTTGGCTTCTTTTCTGAAAGCCGCTCCTCTACTAGAAGGTTTATATATAAAT TTTGAGAACAGCTGGTTACCAATGCAAGTTTACGAGTTACCAGCTCTCAGGAGCCTTCCTCCGTGTCCCCACGGTCATCTCAAGAGGCTGCGCATTGGAGGGTTCTGTGGGACCCTTGGCGAGATCGAGCTCGCGGCTCACGTCGCTGACAACTCCCCCAGGCTTGAGTCCTTGGTCATAGATCCGGTCATGAGACAAGTGAACGATTATACCTGTGATTTAACGCCTAGCGGTAGAGCTAAGTTCTTGGGTGAGACCCGTGACTATGCCAACATATACCTTGCCGGGAGAGTCGCGCAGCAGGGCGCACGGCTTCATGTTCTCTggtga
- the LOC100825438 gene encoding uncharacterized protein LOC100825438, translated as MSPKEATAGGGEGSSRRPEGSGDGESELAGALARRRLYREVTLALRTGLRDAKADFSFLRARGLRSLLGFLRSTASADGDSQLLLFRHSQSIPDLQVIPVLFQNSLHQAKEDPVVTLDHIVGVQPMKITSPPTDSEIALALRVLEGCCLLYSRCTALAHKYKAVKVLLNILASRGPTEQGVCLDALISLLLDSPSNQIDFEEYSGLEKVAELLKDLQVEEHIRLKCGEFLLLLIGHVYVKENTPIHAQMKNLFGEQCASLIWAASRFGSNLDSEQRHRTLEIQARRVVESLEPY; from the exons ATGAGCCCGAAGGAGGctacggcgggcggcggggagggaTCTTCGAGGCGTCCGGAAGGGAGCGGAGACGGAGAGAGCGAGCTGGCGGGGGCgctggcgcggcggcggctgtaCCGGGAGGTGACGCTGGCGCTGCGCACGGGGCTGCGCGACGCCAAGGCcgacttctccttcctccgcgCGAGGGGGCTGCGCAGCCTCCTAGGGTTCCTGcgctccaccgcctccgccgacgGCGACTCGCAGCTGCTCCTCTTCCGCCACTCCCAGTCCATCCCCGATCTCCAAG TTATTCCCGTTCTCTTTCAGAATTCATTGCATCAAGCAAAGGAAGATCCTGTTGTGACATTGGATCATATTGTTGGAGTCCAACCAATGAAGATTACGAGCCCCCCAACAGATTCTGAAATTGCTCTAGCTCTTAGAGTTTTGGAAGGTTGTTGCCTTTTGTATAGCCGATGCACTGCTCTGGCCCACAAGTACAAGGCTGTGAAG GTACTCTTGAATATATTAGCCAGCCGAGGTCCAACTGAGCAAGGGGTGTGCTTGGATGCTCTGATATCATTACTGTTGGATTCACCTTCGAATCAGATT GACTTTGAGGAATACAGTGGACTTGAAAAGGTTGCTGAGCTTTTGAAGGATTTGCAAGTAGAAGAGCATATAAG GTTGAAATGTGGGGAGTTTCTACTGCTGCTCATCGGACATGTTTACGTGAAGGAAAACACTCCCATACACGCTCAAATGAAAAATCTATTTGGGGAGCAGTGTGCGTCGCTCATATGGGCAGCGAGCCGGTTTGGATCCAACCTTGACTCGGAGCAGAGGCATAGGACCTTGGAAATACAAGCAAGGAGAGTTGTCGAATCTTTGGAGCCCTACTAG
- the LOC100825745 gene encoding pentatricopeptide repeat-containing protein At1g60770 gives MATRVKDLARRSSKKYVEEALYRRLFRRGSTPQAVREEVDGFLDSRKRAFKWEVGVCVRRLRRQELYRPALKLTEVMARRGMNPTVGDQAIRLDLVAKSRGIAAAEKYFMDLPETSKTHLTYGALLNCYCKESMTEKAEALMEKMKELNFAFTAMSYNSLMTLYTKVNQPEKVPSIIQDMKADDVLPDVYTYNVWMRSLAARQDISGVERVIEEMKRDGRVVPDWTTYSNLASIYVEAGLFEKAEAALKELEKRNTSNDLEAYQFLITLYGRTQNLVEVHHVWRSLKRNNPRKANMSYLNMIQVLANLKDLPAAEACFKEWEARYIRPPKTKAIDAVTTETSKLDQESSTTNASNNDSDAKGTEDKGMEEIDMKHPKYDIRVANALMKAYVTEGMLDKAVALKKRAKMRGGRLNSKTWEIFMEHYIKVGDLKNAHWCTDRAIKKGHSSGRIWVPPRDVTETLMGYFEKKKDVDGAEKFVEVLKKVQKDLGTVVFEPLVRTYAAAGKKFPGMRHRLKIENVEVSEEIAKLVDSLCVD, from the exons ATGGCGACGCGGGTGAAGGACCTGGCGCGGCGGTCGAGCAAGAAgtacgtggaggaggcgcTGTACCGGCGGCTGTTCCGGCGGGGGTCGACGCCGCAGGCGGTGCgggaggaggtggacggcTTCCTCGACAGCCGGAAGCGCGCGTTCAAGTGGGAGGTCGGCGTCTGCGtccgccggctccggcggcaggagctctaCCGCCCGGCGCTCAAG CTTACTGAAGTTATGGCAAGAAGAGGCATGAATCCTACAGTCGGTGATCAAGCAATCCGCCTGGATCTTGTTGCCAAATCGAGAGGCATCGCTGCTGCTGAGAAGTATTTCATGGACCTCCCAGAAACTTCGAAAACTCATCTCACATATGGTGCTCTTCTCAACTGTTACTGCAAAGAGTCAATGACTGAGAAGGCCGAGGCCCTTATGGAAAAAATGAAGGAGCTCAACTTTGCTTTCACTGCCATGTCCTATAACAGCTTAATGACACTATACACTAAGGTCAACCAACCCGAGAAGGTCCCCAGCATCATCCAGGACATGAAGGCTGATGATGTATTGCCAGATGTCTATACTTATAATGTTTGGATGAGGTCACTTGCAGCACGTCAAGACATATCAGGGGTTGAGAGGGTGAttgaagaaatgaaaaggGATGGGCGTGTTGTTCCTGATTGGACAACATACAGTAACCTGGCTTCCATATATGTTGAGGCTGGACTGTTTGAGAAGGCAGAAGCTGCGCTTAAGGAGCTAGAGAAGCGGAACACTAGCAATGATCTTGAAGCCTACCAGTTCCTCATTACATTGTACGGGCGAACACAAAATTTAGTGGAAGTTCATCATGTTTGGCGGTCATTGAAGCGGAATAATCCTAGAAAGGCAAACATGAGCTATCTTAACATGATTCAAGTTCTGGCGAACTTGAAGGATCTGCCTGCTGCTGAGGCCTGTTTCAAAGAGTGGGAAGCCCGGTACATCCGTCCACCTAAGACGAAAGCAATAGATGCAGTGACAACCGAAACATCTAAGTTGGACCAAGAATCTTCAACTACTAATGCATCTAATAATGATTCTGATGCTAAGGGGACTGAGGACAAGGGAATGGAGGAGATTGACATGAAGCACCCTAAATATGACATCCGAGTTGCAAATGCTCTGATGAAAGCATATGTTACAGAGGGTATGCTTGACAAGGCTGTTGCTCTCAAGAAGCGTGCCAAGATGCGTGGAGGAAGACTTAACTCAAAGACGTGGGAAATTTTTATGGAGCACTATATCAAGGTAGGGGATCTCAAGAACGCTCATTGGTGCACCGACCGTGCAATCAAGAAGGGGCACAGCAGCGGTAGGATTTGGGTGCCACCGCGTGACGTGACTGAGACCTTGATGGGTTActttgagaagaagaaagacgtgGATGGAGCTGAGAAATTCGTCGAGGTGCTAAAGAAGGTGCAGAAAGATCTAGGGACAGTGGTGTTCGAACCACTGGTACGAACATATGCAGCGGCTGGGAAGAAGTTCCCTGGGATGCGACACCGGCTGAAGATCGAAAACGTGGAAGTTAGCGAGGAAATTGCCAAGTTGGTCGATTCCTTGTgtgttgattaa
- the LOC100821264 gene encoding uncharacterized protein LOC100821264 — MDAYELPFAVHIPPALLHAAAVLALAAAAHFLHLPSLLLYAVHTYIHPDAVPSKGPRAMLRPPNSGPPNSRRGAPASAFDDDGSSSNSSQLYRLRLSHGTLASRPHFAGFHLALLLPLAVLPPALLLPASQASPVAPLLPLAFLFAALLRHAVTLPSAASRTPGPHLASALAVLLVATVLSSSPFAGSLASLAALPASRFARAFWLGTDQPRTGLAVLASSAPARLLLHLAVLVSSAASVLQLCGFLNGPELEVKVLAAAAGLQLLASRAAVQMYLNEAVFCWYQRLHVNRSPDTEYGRAKVFLHNHHLCVAATQFVVPPLLVLSLLALWWVQGKDFFEGVEGLDWLVGWSVAMKEAALLAARWVVAVWSAVTVGTLVCYKRGWLFVS; from the coding sequence atggACGCTTACGAGCTCCCCTTCGCCGTCCACATCCCGCCGGCCCTTCTCCACGCGGCCGCAGttctcgcgctcgccgccgccgcccacttcctccacctcccctccctcctcctctacGCCGTCCACACCTACATCCACCCGGACGCCGTTCCCTCCAAGGGGCCCCGCGCCATGCTCCGCCCTCCCAACTCCGGCCCGCCCAACTCCAGGCGCGgcgcccccgcctccgccttcgacgacgacggctcCAGCTCCAACTCCTCGCAGCTCTACCGCCTGCGCCTCTCCCACGGCACGCTCGCCTCCCGCCCGCACTTCGCCGGGTTCCacctcgcgctgctcctcccgcTCGCGGTCCTCCCGcccgcgctcctcctcccggcctcCCAGGCAAGCCCCGTCGCGCCGCTCCTCCCGCTCGCCTTCCTCttcgccgcgctcctccgccaCGCCGTCACGCTCCCTTCGGCTGCCTCGCGCACGCCGGGGCCGCACCTCGCCTCCGCGCTCGCCGTGCTCCTCGTCGCCACGGTGCTCTCCTCCAGCCCCTTCGCCGGCTCGCTTGCCTCGCTCGCCGCGCTCCCGGCCTCCCGCTTCGCGCGCGCCTTCTGGCTCGGCACCGACCAGCCCCGCACCGGGCTCGCCGTCCTCGCGTCCTCCGCAcccgcccgcctcctcctccacctcgccgtcctcgtGTCCTCCGCGGCCTCGGTTCTGCAGCTCTGTGGGTTCCTCAACGGCCCGGAGCTGGAGGTGAAGGTCCTGGCCGCAGCCGCGGGGTTGCAGCTGCTGGCCTCCAGGGCGGCCGTGCAGATGTACCTCAACGAGGCCGTGTTCTGCTGGTACCAGCGCCTGCACGTGAACCGCTCGCCGGACACGGAGTACGGCCGTGCCAAGGTATTCCTGCACAACCATCACCTCTGCGTGGCTGCCACGCAGTTCGTtgtgccgccgctgctcgtgCTGTCACTGCTGGCGCTGTGGTGGGTGCAAGGGAAAGACTTCTTTGAGGGCGTGGAGGGCCTGGACTGGCTTGTTGGCTGGTCAGTAGCCATGAAGGAGGCAGCATTGCTTGCGGCACGTTGGGTCGTGGCGGTGTGGTCGGCGGTCACTGTGGGCACGCTCGTGTGCTACAAACGCGGATGGTTGTTCGTGTCATGA
- the LOC100825131 gene encoding BTB/POZ domain-containing protein At3g05675: METVKEAVHGCKFADETTSDVRVCFKRADEQPEWFPCHSSVLSGSSKYFADLLGQGDIPSSIEVECPRAEYGSYVKVLKLLYLPSESILESFGSVKSAVGVLRASTTLRCEHITRLCIEYLESASWDEKEEEEILEAARSLGSEGVPLLARLQAPSTDTVKNVFVSAMRFATSLESPFPPFLGDLTTSAQEQIDFMLHEGDDPALVTMDEDVRSVVREGLTKLLSTLRAGLDLLASEFDELPEQAEQRIMRSLVDIDWMATVLTKIEMMNEFVSGWSEISCLVISVVQDKKYSSGLWAVKAKLIEVTGKALDAVGYGSVIIPSTSRVHLLKTWIPYIRTTKHLLDGKTEDEAFPQMDADFCQNIESAMVSMVLALPSSDQSDILSEWMMNADQFRYPDLTEAFEMWCYRSKTAIRRLKGGGLNKARNPTISL; encoded by the coding sequence ATGGAGACGGTCAAGGAAGCAGTCCATGGATGCAAGTTTGCTGATGAGACTACCAGTGATGTCCGCGTTTGCTTCAAGCGGGCCGATGAGCAGCCAGAATGGTTCCCCTGCCACTCCTCTGTCCTTTCCGGCAGCAGCAAGTACTTCGCGGACTTGCTCGGTCAAGGTGATATCCCTTCTAGCATTGAGGTTGAGTGCCCAAGAGCTGAGTATGGCAGCTATGTCAAGGTCTTGAAGTTACTGTATCTCCCTAGCGAATCCATCTTAGAATCATTCGGCTCCGTTAAGTCGGCTGTCGGCGTTCTTCGAGCATCGACCACTCTCAGATGTGAGCACATTACCAGACTCTGTATCGAATACCTTGAATCTGCTTCCTGGGATgaaaaagaggaggaagagatttTGGAAGCTGCTCGGAGCTTGGGCTCGGAGGGTGTACCTTTGTTAGCCCGTTTGCAAGCTCCCAGTACAGACACTGTCAAGAATGTTTTCGTCTCTGCCATGCGTTTCGCGACGTCCTTGGAGAGTCCATTCCCTCCTTTCTTGGGTGACCTCACTACTTCTGCTCAAGAGCAAATAGACTTCATGCTCCACGAGGGTGATGACCCTGCCTTGGTTACGATGGATGAAGATGTGAGGTCTGTGGTGCGGGAAGGTTTGACCAAACTGTTGTCCACCCTTAGGGCTGGACTAGATCTCTTGGCCTCGGAGTTTGATGAATTGCCTGAACAAGCGGAGCAAAGGATCATGCGTAGCTTAGTTGATATTGACTGGATGGCCACTGTCCTGACAAAGATTGAGATGATGAACGAGTTTGTTTCTGGCTGGTCAGAAATCTCATGCCTTGTTATCTCAGTGGTTCAGGACAAGAAGTATAGCTCGGGTCTATGGGCTGTGAAAGCAAAGCTTATAGAAGTGACTGGAAAGGCCTTGGATGCTGTTGGCTATGGATCGGTGATTATCCCGTCAACATCCAGAGTTCATCTTCTGAAGACATGGATTCCATATATTCGAACAACAAAACATTTGCTTGATGGCAAGACGGAAGACGAAGCGTTTCCTCAGATGGATGCAGACTTCTGTCAGAATATTGAGAGTGCAATGGTCTCGATGGTGTTAGCATTGCCATCAAGTGACCAGTCAGATATCTTGTCGGAGTGGATGATGAATGCAGATCAGTTCAGGTATCCTGACCTCACTGAGGCATTTGAGATGTGGTGCTACCGCAGTAAAACAGCAATTAGACGGCTGAAGGGAGGAGGGCTAAATAAGGCTCGCAACCCCACTATCAGCTTGTGA